The following are encoded in a window of Telmatobacter sp. DSM 110680 genomic DNA:
- a CDS encoding inositol monophosphatase family protein, with amino-acid sequence MIWTPVASEIAREAGERLREFFAEGVATEYKGDVDLVTVADRTVEKLIRTRLGEVFPQHGIYGEEGTRERMDQEFRWYVDPLDGTTNFAHGFPQFCVSMGLEQRGAALKPEEDGTIVAAVIYDPMRDELYTAERGRGATLNGNQLHASTTATLAESLVATGFPSRKRHQSPNIHFYHEFTLRSHGVRRAGSAALDLAYVAAGRLEAFWEFNLNPWDTAAGVLLVTEAGGRVSDFAGGEFQLESREVLATNGLIHDEMVALFQNLFAGRELAPIPSAQEFAAMRELRAKGLE; translated from the coding sequence ATGATCTGGACGCCGGTGGCCTCGGAGATCGCCCGAGAGGCCGGTGAGCGCCTGCGCGAGTTTTTCGCCGAGGGTGTTGCTACCGAGTACAAAGGCGATGTGGACCTGGTGACGGTGGCCGACCGCACCGTGGAAAAGCTGATCCGAACGCGCCTCGGCGAAGTCTTCCCGCAGCATGGCATCTACGGCGAAGAGGGTACCCGCGAGCGCATGGACCAGGAGTTTCGCTGGTATGTAGACCCACTGGACGGAACCACGAATTTTGCGCACGGATTTCCGCAGTTTTGCGTGTCGATGGGGCTTGAGCAACGTGGGGCCGCACTGAAACCGGAAGAAGATGGAACGATCGTGGCGGCCGTGATCTACGACCCCATGCGGGATGAACTGTACACGGCGGAGCGGGGACGCGGAGCAACGCTGAACGGCAACCAGCTGCATGCATCGACAACTGCGACGCTGGCGGAGTCGCTGGTGGCGACGGGTTTCCCGAGCCGGAAACGCCACCAGAGCCCCAACATCCACTTCTACCATGAGTTCACGCTGCGTTCACATGGAGTACGGCGGGCTGGTTCGGCTGCGCTGGATTTGGCATACGTGGCGGCAGGGCGGCTCGAAGCGTTCTGGGAATTCAACCTGAATCCCTGGGACACTGCGGCAGGCGTTCTGCTGGTGACCGAGGCGGGGGGACGGGTATCTGACTTTGCGGGTGGGGAATTCCAGTTGGAAAGCCGCGAGGTACTGGCGACCAACGGTCTGATTCACGACGAGATGGTGGCGTTGTTTCAGAATCTGTTTGCGGGGCGCGAACTGGCCCCGATTCCGTCGGCGCAGGAGTTTGCGGCCATGCGGGAATTGCGGGCCAAGGGGCTGGAGTAA
- a CDS encoding cytochrome c3 family protein yields MRIRILLAALLLLPGISLRAQIVGDALGVHDLGPGSKSPIIGARPDACAYCHAPHSGLNSGLWNQKLTTQTYATYTSTTQKNNNTQPVLGAVSNQCLSCHDGTVAVGATVAYGQVTTRGSMYSADVFGGNLQSSHPFSVALPLKDSIDLVASLAANGTTADVTGAVKLIKGNVECTSCHDPHVQAKDLISQNFLVKDSSSGQLCLACHDPSRTMSSQVNPLADWSTSAHALSSSKISPQALLGTYTTVATDACNSCHAPHNASGSARLLRGQNEQDCIACHNGGTNVSPMPLYANVFLEYATPKVGHPFPASTNQHDAAENTLLNNNRHATCVDCHSAHGSQSVGVFPPAPLMRLSQKNAAGISAADGTSVLAPAVNQYENCLRCHGTSSGKQIQPIYGYFPMRAVSAGDPLNLIPQFAVASTSSHPVMHTRSSALAQPSLLGNMLNLDGITPGRAMGTQIFCTDCHNSDDNREFGGTGANGPHGSRFTHILERRYEFSQAAVPGQAITNLFPNPDLSVAGPYALCGKCHDLPNQIIKNSSWNHHSDHINAGVSCSTCHTAHGMGANSATISGDRLVNFDVNVVASNATMPVSYNRASNTCTLVCHSVVHNADGTVTTAGSRLSGPRK; encoded by the coding sequence GTGAGAATTAGAATCCTGCTTGCGGCGCTACTTCTGCTACCTGGAATCTCTTTGCGCGCGCAAATCGTTGGAGACGCGCTAGGCGTCCACGACCTTGGTCCCGGAAGCAAGTCGCCGATTATCGGCGCCAGACCCGACGCTTGCGCCTATTGCCACGCTCCGCACTCCGGACTTAATTCGGGACTCTGGAACCAGAAGCTCACCACGCAGACATACGCAACCTACACCAGCACCACCCAGAAAAACAACAACACCCAGCCGGTGCTCGGGGCCGTCAGCAATCAATGCTTGAGTTGCCACGACGGCACGGTGGCCGTTGGAGCGACGGTTGCCTACGGCCAGGTCACCACGCGCGGTTCCATGTACTCAGCCGATGTGTTTGGCGGCAACCTGCAGTCGTCGCACCCATTCAGTGTTGCTTTGCCATTGAAAGACAGTATCGATCTCGTTGCGTCGTTGGCGGCGAACGGTACCACGGCAGACGTAACCGGAGCAGTCAAGCTGATCAAGGGAAATGTGGAATGCACATCGTGCCACGATCCGCACGTGCAAGCCAAGGATCTGATTTCGCAGAATTTTCTTGTGAAGGATAGTTCAAGTGGCCAACTCTGTCTGGCCTGCCACGACCCCAGTCGTACTATGAGCAGCCAGGTCAATCCACTGGCCGACTGGTCCACCAGCGCGCATGCTCTTTCATCGAGCAAGATTTCGCCGCAGGCTTTGCTTGGGACCTATACAACTGTGGCTACAGACGCGTGCAATTCCTGCCACGCACCGCACAATGCCAGCGGCTCCGCGCGGTTACTACGCGGACAAAATGAACAGGATTGCATTGCTTGCCATAACGGTGGTACGAACGTCTCGCCGATGCCGCTCTATGCCAATGTTTTTCTGGAGTATGCGACTCCCAAAGTCGGGCACCCGTTCCCAGCTTCAACCAATCAGCACGATGCAGCTGAGAACACCCTCTTGAATAACAATCGGCATGCTACTTGCGTTGACTGTCATAGCGCCCACGGATCGCAATCAGTTGGTGTGTTTCCGCCGGCGCCCTTGATGCGCCTGTCACAGAAGAACGCGGCCGGTATCAGCGCGGCCGACGGCACCAGCGTGCTTGCGCCGGCTGTGAATCAATATGAGAATTGTCTGCGCTGTCATGGGACCAGTTCCGGCAAACAGATTCAGCCCATATATGGATACTTCCCGATGCGCGCCGTTTCAGCTGGCGATCCGCTCAATTTGATTCCGCAGTTTGCAGTTGCTTCCACTTCAAGCCATCCCGTGATGCACACCCGAAGCAGCGCATTGGCTCAGCCCAGCCTCTTGGGAAACATGCTGAACCTGGATGGCATCACGCCCGGCCGCGCCATGGGCACCCAGATCTTTTGCACTGACTGCCACAACAGCGATGACAATCGCGAGTTTGGTGGAACCGGAGCAAATGGTCCGCACGGCTCGCGCTTTACACACATCCTTGAGCGGCGCTATGAGTTCAGTCAGGCAGCAGTTCCGGGGCAGGCGATCACAAATCTCTTTCCCAATCCCGATCTCAGCGTGGCTGGCCCGTACGCGCTCTGCGGCAAGTGCCACGATCTTCCTAACCAGATCATTAAGAACTCCAGTTGGAATCATCACAGCGATCACATCAATGCCGGAGTTAGTTGCTCCACGTGCCACACCGCGCATGGTATGGGTGCGAACAGCGCAACGATCAGCGGCGATCGCCTCGTGAACTTCGACGTGAATGTGGTTGCGTCGAATGCAACTATGCCGGTCTCTTACAATCGCGCCTCCAATACCTGCACATTGGTCTGCCACTCGGTTGTGCACAATGCGGACGGTACTGTAACGACCGCCGGTTCTCGGTTGTCCGGTCCCCGAAAATAG
- a CDS encoding RNA chaperone Hfq produces MTPAIPTRRHAKAPPPGETGQEALYLRSLSERQVPVAVKLRGGEVVRGWIEYFDDGMLRLTREGKPNLFIYKHQIETITETAKRRGPRKGNGTEGKSSIRAGE; encoded by the coding sequence ATGACTCCTGCAATCCCTACGCGCCGGCACGCGAAAGCACCTCCGCCGGGCGAAACAGGACAAGAAGCTCTCTATCTGCGTTCGCTGAGCGAGCGCCAGGTTCCGGTGGCAGTCAAACTTCGCGGCGGCGAGGTGGTGCGCGGATGGATAGAGTACTTCGACGACGGCATGTTGCGGCTGACGCGCGAAGGCAAACCCAACCTCTTTATCTACAAACACCAGATCGAGACGATTACCGAGACAGCCAAACGCCGCGGGCCACGCAAGGGCAATGGCACCGAGGGGAAATCTTCTATAAGGGCAGGCGAGTGA
- a CDS encoding cytochrome c3 family protein, with protein sequence MMRRTSSLGGAVCVALMMLLALRATAAVHPVPLDKNTDPKKCLECHDDKTKHKFVHSAMEAGCLGCHEIRVNKDVTRVKLITATTTALCISCHADKKASDIKGTVHPPAVRDCLTCHDAHSSDNKNQLLKPASGDEKENLCLECHKTGLHAAEKGSRHAALDMGCDTCHSTHKTGAEPTAENRFHLTKAPPALCVDCHDVKDAELAKKHNNQPFGTANCVECHDPHQSDSPKLMAKFQHVPFQGNGCDTCHAPAKDGKVVLTQTDVKALCVTCHDDKAKLIDSAKVPHPGAGGDCTDCHNPHASSQPGLPKSDSVTICLGCHSDIADEGKKSVHHQPAFAQGCSTCHTPHGGDNDHLLRAKGNALCLECHGPDSVAQKDEANHLLTLFNGTVRLPDDYYVKNKVPILPLRYGLGHPVDYHPVSDVMDPTNQSKVKTPLSCLSCHQPHASAQPDLLIKDQVNNMAFCDNCHKNRLNMKDTITPGK encoded by the coding sequence ATGATGCGTCGCACGTCCAGCCTGGGCGGCGCTGTCTGTGTTGCTTTGATGATGTTGCTTGCGCTGCGTGCGACCGCGGCGGTGCATCCGGTTCCGCTGGATAAGAACACCGACCCCAAAAAATGTCTGGAATGCCATGACGATAAGACCAAGCACAAGTTTGTGCACTCGGCCATGGAGGCAGGCTGCCTCGGATGCCATGAGATCCGGGTCAATAAAGATGTAACGCGCGTAAAGCTGATCACGGCGACGACGACTGCGCTCTGCATCAGTTGCCATGCTGATAAAAAAGCCTCGGATATCAAGGGGACAGTTCATCCGCCGGCGGTGCGCGATTGCCTGACCTGTCACGACGCGCATTCCAGCGATAACAAGAACCAGCTTCTGAAGCCGGCGTCCGGCGACGAGAAAGAGAATCTTTGCCTGGAATGCCATAAGACCGGGCTGCATGCTGCGGAAAAGGGAAGCCGCCATGCCGCGCTCGACATGGGATGCGACACCTGCCACTCCACGCATAAAACAGGAGCTGAGCCGACAGCGGAGAATCGATTCCATCTAACCAAGGCTCCTCCCGCGCTGTGCGTGGATTGTCATGATGTGAAGGATGCCGAGCTTGCGAAGAAACACAACAACCAGCCGTTTGGGACTGCCAATTGCGTCGAGTGTCACGATCCGCATCAGTCCGATTCGCCGAAGCTGATGGCGAAGTTTCAGCATGTGCCTTTTCAAGGGAACGGTTGCGATACGTGTCACGCGCCTGCGAAGGACGGCAAGGTCGTGCTGACACAGACCGACGTGAAGGCCCTGTGTGTGACATGTCACGACGACAAGGCCAAGCTGATTGATTCGGCCAAGGTACCGCATCCCGGTGCAGGAGGCGATTGCACCGACTGCCACAATCCGCACGCCAGCAGCCAGCCGGGCTTGCCGAAGAGTGACTCGGTTACGATCTGCCTCGGATGCCACAGCGATATCGCCGATGAGGGCAAGAAGTCGGTACATCATCAGCCGGCGTTTGCGCAGGGATGCTCGACATGCCATACACCTCACGGTGGCGATAACGATCACCTACTGCGGGCCAAAGGCAATGCATTATGCCTCGAATGTCATGGGCCTGATTCTGTTGCGCAGAAAGATGAAGCGAACCACTTGCTGACTCTTTTCAATGGGACCGTTCGTTTGCCCGATGACTACTACGTGAAGAACAAGGTTCCGATTTTGCCGTTGCGCTATGGCCTCGGGCATCCAGTGGACTATCATCCGGTTTCCGACGTGATGGATCCAACCAATCAGAGCAAAGTGAAGACGCCTCTGAGTTGCCTCTCGTGCCACCAGCCACACGCATCGGCGCAGCCTGATCTGTTGATCAAGGACCAGGTGAACAACATGGCATTTTGCGACAACTGTCACAAGAACCGGCTCAATATGAAGGACACGATTACACCTGGGAAATAA
- a CDS encoding PilZ domain-containing protein, which produces MSGNANAAARVMAAADNEKIELRRVECHLSESLLKRILRRIFPDERKQQRLPAPPLVAYLGTASASRPFELGDISLTGFCLLTGERWMPGTEMPITLQSKNLPAENERESFTVQATVVRCGNGGVGFSIVLSEEDSQSAYGNPLHVQWVTRAEMEKYLKRLTEQPGSQTTQIEKPVLTESAAGSRSNGGLKAAFEGGR; this is translated from the coding sequence ATGAGCGGAAATGCGAATGCCGCGGCAAGAGTAATGGCTGCAGCGGACAACGAAAAGATTGAACTGCGTCGCGTAGAGTGCCATCTCTCGGAATCGCTGCTGAAGCGAATTCTGCGGCGCATTTTTCCCGATGAGCGCAAGCAGCAACGCCTGCCGGCTCCTCCCCTGGTGGCGTATCTGGGGACCGCAAGTGCTTCCAGACCGTTTGAACTTGGCGACATCAGCCTGACGGGTTTTTGCTTGCTAACCGGTGAGCGCTGGATGCCCGGAACCGAAATGCCAATCACTCTGCAATCGAAGAATTTGCCAGCCGAGAACGAACGTGAAAGCTTCACAGTGCAGGCCACGGTAGTTCGCTGCGGCAATGGCGGCGTCGGATTCTCGATTGTGCTGAGCGAAGAAGATTCGCAGTCGGCCTATGGAAATCCGCTGCATGTGCAATGGGTAACCCGCGCAGAGATGGAGAAGTATCTAAAGCGCCTCACGGAGCAGCCAGGTTCTCAGACAACTCAGATTGAAAAGCCCGTCCTGACGGAATCGGCTGCCGGCTCTCGGTCAAACGGAGGACTCAAAGCTGCTTTCGAGGGTGGCCGCTGA
- a CDS encoding sigma-54 dependent transcriptional regulator — protein sequence MPAEKVMIVDDERLVRWSLRQKCEEWGYTVVEADCGELALRLAQRESPDLVLLDVRLPDITGIEVLDQLKKNGDAPAIIMITADVQLDDVKAAIKLGAHDFVGKPIDFETLHEVMESALAASVGRNGNLENGRSKSRPGVGYESVLSVSPKMTELMNFVKKVASCEASTILIQGESGTGKDLIAKTIHYESSRHEKPFVAINCSAIPETLMEAELFGHEKGAFTDAKQMKKGLFEAADGGTLFLDEIGELSPLLQAKLLRVLEDQVIRRVGGLRDIQVDVRVIAASNRDLEKAVREAQFRQDLYYRLAIIAIFIPPLRERKEDILPLVDFFIERYNRRFRKAIRGISDETRHLILAHNWPGNVRELKNTIERGMILEEEAYLRSIYLPFSVGESGGRTLFERTSPADGGRKLSNGRALPRLYIPEGGTSLEEVEHSMVELAMSQAHGNQTNAAKLLDISRDALRYKLKKFSMTPADDEI from the coding sequence ATGCCAGCAGAAAAAGTCATGATCGTGGACGACGAGCGCCTGGTGCGGTGGTCGCTGCGACAGAAATGCGAAGAGTGGGGTTACACCGTTGTTGAAGCCGACTGTGGTGAACTGGCTCTCCGTCTGGCCCAGCGCGAATCTCCCGATCTCGTTCTTCTCGACGTACGCCTGCCCGACATCACTGGAATTGAAGTTCTCGATCAGCTCAAGAAGAATGGAGATGCTCCGGCCATCATCATGATCACGGCCGATGTGCAACTGGACGACGTGAAGGCCGCGATCAAACTCGGGGCCCACGACTTCGTTGGCAAGCCGATCGATTTTGAAACTCTGCACGAAGTCATGGAAAGTGCGCTTGCCGCTTCGGTAGGACGCAATGGCAATCTAGAAAACGGACGGAGCAAATCGCGTCCGGGAGTGGGTTACGAGAGCGTCCTCAGCGTTTCGCCCAAGATGACGGAGTTGATGAACTTCGTCAAGAAAGTTGCATCCTGCGAAGCCTCCACCATTCTCATTCAGGGCGAAAGCGGCACGGGCAAGGACCTCATAGCCAAGACGATTCACTATGAGAGCAGCCGGCACGAGAAGCCTTTCGTCGCCATCAACTGCTCTGCAATTCCCGAAACCCTGATGGAAGCGGAACTCTTCGGTCATGAGAAGGGGGCATTCACCGACGCCAAGCAGATGAAGAAAGGGCTCTTCGAAGCTGCTGACGGCGGCACACTTTTTCTCGATGAGATCGGCGAGCTCAGTCCCCTGCTCCAGGCCAAGCTGCTGCGTGTGCTTGAAGACCAGGTGATTCGCCGCGTCGGTGGCCTTCGCGACATCCAGGTAGATGTGCGGGTGATCGCCGCCTCGAATCGCGATCTTGAGAAGGCAGTTCGGGAAGCGCAGTTCCGCCAGGATTTGTATTATCGTCTCGCCATCATTGCGATTTTTATCCCGCCGCTGCGCGAACGTAAGGAAGATATTCTTCCGCTGGTCGATTTTTTCATCGAACGCTACAATCGACGCTTCAGGAAGGCAATTCGTGGCATCTCCGACGAGACGCGACATCTGATTCTCGCCCACAACTGGCCGGGAAACGTGCGCGAACTTAAGAACACCATCGAGCGCGGCATGATCCTTGAAGAAGAAGCGTATCTGCGCTCCATCTATCTGCCGTTTTCAGTGGGAGAATCCGGCGGCCGCACGCTCTTTGAACGCACCTCTCCCGCCGACGGTGGCCGCAAGCTTTCCAATGGACGCGCTCTTCCGCGCCTCTACATTCCGGAAGGCGGAACGTCGCTGGAAGAAGTGGAACACTCAATGGTCGAGTTGGCGATGAGCCAGGCACACGGCAACCAGACCAACGCCGCCAAGCTACTGGACATCAGCCGCGACGCGCTCCGCTATAAACTGAAGAAATTCAGCATGACACCCGCCGACGACGAAATCTAA
- a CDS encoding SMP-30/gluconolactonase/LRE family protein has translation MYRFLFNSIRHRNWFVVMLMLVMTLMFPSAAGAGKKKKTDITPAPEVGPRKFGFDPTKLAWPSPPNVARIRWVDYFAGARIDYTPAANSKPKASWMDRLAGGQSETEKVNPKSFPYQMIGPYGIAIDSKGMVYVADQRVGAVFIYNTETRDCQMIRNGIEAHFGWINGLAIDDDDRLFVSDAKMHRVLIFNTRHEVENQVSEGLVDPVGLAIDTTNRFLYVVDTQQDQVIVYDADSLKLLRRIGTGGKNHFLTTPGDFGAPQGVAVDADGNVYVTDTLNNRVEIFDADGNFVSEFGKHGDGPGYLARPKGIAVDSDGHIWVADQVEDRLQVFNREGQLLTYVGTGHGELPGQFKSLMGVAIDKQNRVFTTEQEPGRLQIFRYITDAQAADEKAKKQEELEKAAEHRRKSDAQAKPAEAAPQKAPESAPQNSSAPTKAPGL, from the coding sequence ATGTATCGCTTCCTCTTCAATTCGATTCGCCACCGCAATTGGTTTGTGGTGATGCTCATGTTGGTAATGACACTGATGTTTCCGTCGGCAGCCGGCGCGGGCAAAAAAAAGAAGACCGACATTACGCCAGCGCCGGAGGTCGGGCCGCGAAAGTTCGGTTTCGACCCAACCAAGTTGGCGTGGCCAAGCCCGCCTAACGTTGCGCGCATCCGATGGGTCGACTATTTTGCCGGGGCACGGATCGACTACACCCCCGCGGCAAATTCCAAGCCGAAGGCAAGCTGGATGGATCGGCTCGCAGGTGGGCAGTCGGAGACCGAAAAGGTCAATCCAAAGAGTTTTCCGTATCAGATGATTGGGCCCTACGGGATCGCTATCGATTCGAAGGGCATGGTGTATGTGGCGGATCAGAGGGTCGGTGCAGTCTTCATCTACAACACCGAGACTCGAGACTGCCAGATGATCCGCAACGGCATTGAAGCCCACTTCGGATGGATCAACGGGTTGGCCATCGACGATGACGACCGGTTGTTTGTCTCCGACGCCAAGATGCACCGCGTTCTGATTTTCAATACCAGGCACGAAGTCGAAAACCAGGTTTCGGAAGGGTTGGTCGATCCTGTGGGGTTGGCGATCGACACGACGAACCGCTTTCTCTATGTGGTCGACACTCAGCAGGACCAGGTAATCGTCTATGACGCGGACTCACTGAAATTGTTGAGGCGCATCGGGACCGGAGGCAAAAACCATTTTCTGACAACGCCCGGAGACTTCGGGGCTCCCCAGGGAGTGGCGGTTGACGCGGACGGAAACGTGTATGTAACCGACACCCTTAACAATCGCGTGGAAATCTTCGACGCCGACGGGAACTTCGTGAGCGAGTTCGGTAAACATGGCGACGGACCGGGATATCTAGCTCGTCCCAAGGGAATCGCCGTCGACAGCGATGGCCACATCTGGGTGGCAGACCAGGTGGAGGATCGCCTGCAGGTGTTCAATCGGGAAGGGCAGTTGCTGACCTATGTCGGCACCGGTCACGGCGAACTGCCTGGTCAGTTCAAATCACTGATGGGCGTCGCAATCGACAAGCAGAACCGTGTATTCACTACCGAACAGGAACCGGGACGTTTGCAGATTTTCCGCTACATTACCGATGCCCAGGCGGCAGACGAGAAAGCCAAAAAACAGGAAGAGCTGGAGAAGGCCGCCGAACACCGTCGAAAGTCTGATGCGCAAGCGAAACCAGCTGAAGCAGCACCGCAAAAGGCTCCAGAGAGTGCTCCCCAGAACAGCAGTGCTCCGACGAAAGCTCCCGGACTCTGA
- a CDS encoding ATP-binding protein — protein sequence MHQVRVNWQIKAILPVVFVLLAGLLLFTIATVSLGGPERHAVIMVAGAGAVIICGVSIGVLAYLIQRPMLELQEKMALISGGNLDVAVSFSRRNDEIGDLGRNFNYMMLQLRESRKEIETMHRTQMSRAEHLATLGELATGLAHEIRNPLAGIAGVIEIIGRDLPASSPARAMVKDVRLEINQINRILTDLLETARPHPPQMMRSNLNTTVEHAVMLARQQVLSHPIKIELEQAPDLHEVEHDSDQIHQVVLNLLLNAVQAIDGPGTVTVKIGERDDCAIVTVTDTGRGMTDQQMSQIFRPFYTTRNNGTGLGLSLVRRIVEEHHGHVGVTSTLGQGSTFEVEIPFVAASVPAEVA from the coding sequence GTGCATCAGGTTCGAGTCAATTGGCAGATCAAGGCAATCCTGCCCGTAGTGTTTGTCTTGCTGGCCGGACTTCTTTTGTTCACCATCGCGACCGTCTCTCTGGGCGGACCAGAGCGCCACGCCGTGATTATGGTTGCCGGAGCAGGAGCCGTGATCATCTGCGGAGTATCGATCGGCGTTCTCGCTTACCTGATTCAGCGCCCGATGCTCGAACTGCAGGAAAAGATGGCGCTGATCAGTGGCGGCAATCTTGACGTTGCTGTCAGTTTCTCTCGTCGCAACGACGAAATCGGCGATCTGGGCCGGAATTTTAATTACATGATGCTGCAATTACGCGAGAGTCGTAAGGAGATAGAGACCATGCATCGCACACAGATGTCACGCGCAGAGCACCTGGCCACGCTCGGCGAACTGGCAACAGGCTTGGCTCACGAGATTCGCAATCCTCTCGCCGGCATTGCCGGTGTCATCGAAATCATCGGACGCGATCTTCCCGCGTCCAGCCCCGCCCGCGCCATGGTCAAGGATGTGCGTCTCGAAATTAACCAGATCAACCGTATTCTTACGGATCTTCTTGAAACCGCGCGCCCCCACCCGCCGCAGATGATGCGCAGCAATCTCAACACGACAGTCGAGCACGCCGTGATGCTCGCCCGTCAACAGGTACTGTCGCACCCCATCAAAATCGAACTCGAACAGGCCCCCGATCTTCACGAAGTCGAGCACGACAGCGATCAGATTCACCAGGTTGTCCTCAATCTTCTGCTTAACGCCGTGCAGGCCATCGATGGCCCTGGCACCGTAACTGTAAAGATTGGCGAGCGAGACGACTGCGCGATCGTGACCGTGACCGACACCGGCCGCGGGATGACAGACCAGCAAATGTCGCAGATCTTCCGCCCCTTCTACACCACCCGTAATAACGGAACTGGCCTCGGACTTTCGCTTGTGCGACGCATCGTCGAAGAACACCACGGACACGTAGGTGTAACCAGCACACTTGGACAAGGAAGCACCTTTGAAGTCGAAATCCCGTTTGTCGCCGCATCAGTTCCGGCAGAAGTCGCTTGA
- a CDS encoding 6-bladed beta-propeller produces the protein MMTAFLPSAIWAAPKSKVPSTPESWEMSLDGGRKLTWERSFNSEFEVKPNRGFWNKLVDVVAGAPDFRYLVRPYSITADSRGRIIVTDPGASGVHIFDFAQRKYKFIERREKSKDAMTTPQCVAVDAQDNIYVTDSDAGKIFVFEPSGKYVRAIGSLKGGEGYFKRPTGIAIDSDSGRIYVTDTLRDEVFVLDMQGNILQTIGKTGDGPGEFNLPTELRLSGQDLLVVDSMNFRVQAFDRTGKFQYAVGKIGDSTGALFRPKAVSVDSEGDLYIVDAMWGVVQVFNREGQLLYYFGAKGTHAGEFQLPSGMFISRDDKVLVVDSFNRRIQVFHYTGLKSQALGAAK, from the coding sequence ATGATGACGGCGTTTCTGCCATCCGCGATATGGGCAGCTCCAAAGTCAAAAGTTCCCTCCACTCCCGAGTCGTGGGAGATGTCGCTCGATGGTGGGCGCAAGCTCACATGGGAACGCAGCTTCAATTCCGAATTCGAAGTAAAGCCGAACCGTGGTTTCTGGAACAAACTCGTTGATGTGGTTGCAGGCGCTCCCGATTTTCGCTATCTCGTCCGGCCTTACAGCATTACTGCTGATTCACGCGGTCGGATCATCGTTACCGACCCCGGCGCATCCGGTGTGCATATTTTTGATTTTGCGCAGCGCAAATACAAGTTCATCGAACGCCGGGAAAAAAGCAAGGATGCGATGACAACTCCGCAGTGCGTTGCCGTCGATGCGCAGGACAACATATATGTAACTGACTCCGATGCGGGCAAGATCTTCGTCTTCGAACCCAGCGGAAAGTACGTGCGCGCGATCGGCAGCCTCAAAGGTGGAGAAGGATACTTCAAACGGCCCACGGGAATTGCCATAGACTCCGATTCAGGGCGCATTTACGTTACCGATACGCTGCGCGACGAGGTCTTTGTGCTCGACATGCAGGGTAACATCCTGCAAACCATCGGCAAAACCGGAGACGGTCCGGGGGAATTCAACCTGCCTACGGAGCTGCGTCTCAGCGGCCAGGATCTTCTGGTCGTCGATTCCATGAACTTTCGCGTTCAAGCCTTCGATCGGACCGGGAAATTTCAATACGCAGTCGGAAAGATTGGGGATAGCACAGGAGCGTTGTTCCGGCCAAAGGCGGTGAGTGTCGATTCGGAAGGCGACCTCTATATTGTCGATGCGATGTGGGGCGTGGTCCAAGTTTTCAATCGCGAGGGTCAACTCCTCTACTACTTCGGCGCCAAAGGTACGCATGCCGGAGAATTTCAGCTTCCATCCGGGATGTTCATTAGCCGCGATGACAAAGTTCTGGTCGTAGACTCGTTCAATCGCAGGATTCAGGTGTTCCACTATACAGGTCTGAAAAGCCAGGCTTTGGGGGCGGCGAAGTGA
- a CDS encoding peptidylprolyl isomerase — protein sequence MIVFEELVYQEAQRRQMTVSAAKLQHAEADFRKQLATPDEFSVFLQSEFHGSRQLLQQKIRRSLLIEALLKTDVENKSVILPAELRAYFDKNPARFHHPEMFTFQTISILPPPHATAAQLKEVRARAESALKQAKGTKTVEQFGLLAEKISDDDYRVMMGQHKPLPAEEMAPQVVKALSMLHPGEMTDLIQVEQAYTIVRLQAHTPAGQAKFEEVKTSLLKELEQNRKEQLRSALDHKLRQNAKVEEL from the coding sequence ATGATTGTCTTCGAAGAACTGGTTTACCAGGAGGCGCAGCGTAGGCAGATGACGGTGTCGGCGGCGAAGCTGCAGCACGCCGAAGCGGATTTTCGCAAGCAGTTAGCTACGCCGGACGAATTCAGTGTATTCCTTCAGTCCGAATTTCACGGCTCACGTCAGCTGTTGCAGCAGAAGATCCGGCGTTCCTTGCTGATCGAAGCCCTCCTGAAAACCGACGTAGAAAACAAGAGCGTGATTTTGCCGGCTGAGCTGAGGGCATACTTCGACAAAAACCCGGCCCGCTTCCATCATCCCGAGATGTTTACCTTCCAGACAATTTCAATCCTGCCGCCTCCCCATGCCACTGCCGCGCAATTGAAAGAGGTTCGCGCGCGCGCAGAGAGTGCATTAAAACAGGCGAAGGGGACCAAGACGGTGGAACAGTTTGGTCTCTTGGCGGAGAAGATCTCCGATGACGATTACCGCGTAATGATGGGCCAGCACAAACCTCTCCCCGCAGAGGAAATGGCGCCGCAGGTTGTCAAAGCGCTTTCCATGCTGCACCCAGGCGAGATGACTGACCTTATCCAGGTGGAGCAGGCCTACACCATCGTCCGCTTGCAAGCGCACACACCGGCCGGGCAAGCAAAATTCGAAGAAGTAAAAACATCACTCCTCAAAGAGCTGGAGCAAAACAGAAAAGAGCAGTTGCGTAGCGCACTGGACCATAAGTTGAGGCAAAACGCAAAGGTTGAGGAATTGTAA